The following proteins are encoded in a genomic region of Coffea eugenioides isolate CCC68of chromosome 6, Ceug_1.0, whole genome shotgun sequence:
- the LOC113776166 gene encoding protein DETOXIFICATION 21-like produces MSDDIKDKLLRTDKQSEEQIIEEEKLKDRIWGESKKMWVIAAPAIFTRFTTFGTFVITQAFVGHIGATQLAAHSLVQTVLLRFANGILLGMASGLETLCGQAYGAKQYHMLGIYLQRSWIVLFVTSSILLPIFIFTAPILRALGQDETISEVAGTIAHWFIPVIYSFMVSYSCQMFLQAQSKNMIISYLAAFSLSIHLLLSWLLTVKYKKGIPGAMLSTILSFWIPNLGQFLFVLCGGCRETWKGFSSLAFKDLLPIIRLSLSSGAMVCLELWYNTILVLLTGNMKNAKVAIDALSICLNINGWEMMISLGFLAAASVRVANELGRGSAKAAKFSIWISVLTSLAIGFVLFIFFLFFRERLAYIFTSDHDVAEAVGNLSPLLAFSILLNSVQPVLSGVAVGAGWQGTVAYVNVGSYYLIGIPIGVVLGYLIKLQVQGVWIGMLIGTLVQTIVLVIITSKTDWDQQVSVAQQRINRWFIPSDNDNSSESL; encoded by the exons ATGTCTGACGATATCAAGGACAAATTGTTGAGAACAGACAAACAGAGTGAAGAACAAATTATTGAGGAAGAGAAACTTAAGGATCGGATCTGGGGTGAATCTAAAAAAATGTGGGTGATTGCAGCTCCAGCAATATTTACTAGATTTACAACATTCGGGACTTTTGTCATCACCCAGGCATTTGTTGGTCACATTGGAGCTACACAGCTTGCTGCTCACTCTTTGGTCCAGACTGTACTTTTGAGGTTTGCCAATGGCATACTG TTGGGAATGGCTAGCGGATTGGAAACTCTTTGTGGGCAAGCCTACGGTGCGAAACAATATCACATGCTTGGAATCTATCTTCAGAGGTCATGGATTGTCTTATTTGTCACATCATCTATACTTCTacccattttcattttcactgccCCAATTTTAAGAGCTTTAGGACAGGATGAAACTATTTCAGAGGTGGCCGGAACCATTGCTCACTGGTTTATTCCTGTCATCTACTCGTTCATGGTGTCATATAGCTGCCAAATGTTTCTTCAAGCACAAAGCAAGAACATGATCATTTCATATTTGGCAGCATTTTCTCTATCAATCCACTTGCTCCTCTCATGGCTTTTGACTGTGAAATACAAGAAGGGAATCCCTGGTGCCATGCTATCTACTATCTTATCATTTTGGATCCCCAATCTGGGTCAATTTCTATTTGTTCTTTGTGGAGGATGCCGAGAAACGTGGAAGGGTTTTTCATCCTTGGCATTCAAGGATCTCTTGCCAATAATTAGGCTTTCATTATCATCTGGTGCCATGGTATG TCTTGAGCTGTGGTACAACACCATATTGGTTCTTCTTACTGGAAACATGAAGAACGCAAAGGTTGCAATCGATGCTCTTTCTATCTG CCTAAATATTAATGGCTGGGAGATGATGATATCTCTTGGTTTCCTGGCGGCAGCAAG TGTACGAGTTGCAAACGAACTTGGAAGGGGGAGTGCTAAAGCAGCAAAGTTTTCGATATGGATTTCGGTGCTAACATCTTTGGCCATTGGATTTGTACTATTCatattctttctcttctttcggGAACGTCTAGCATACATATTCACCTCAGATCATGATGTGGCTGAAGCAGTTGGCAATTTATCTCCACTGTTAGCATTTTCCATACTTCTAAACAGTGTTCAACCAGTTCTTTCCG GTGTTGCTGTGGGGGCTGGATGGCAGGGCACTGTGGCATATGTCAATGTGGGTAGCTATTATTTGATCGGCATTCCCATTGGTGTGGTGCTTGGTTACCTTATTAAATTACAAGTACAA GGTGTTTGGATTGGAATGCTAATCGGTACACTAGTCCAAACAATTGTGCTTGTTATAATCACATCGAAAACTGATTGGGATCAACAG GTATCAGTTGCGCAACAACGAATCAATAGGTGGTTTATACCATCTGATAATGACAATAGCTCCGAATccttgtga